The following are encoded together in the Acinetobacter radioresistens DSM 6976 = NBRC 102413 = CIP 103788 genome:
- a CDS encoding iron ABC transporter ATP-binding protein: MAIELKNLSKSYHGQKVVNDVSLTIAKGQFTAFIGPNGAGKSTLLSMISRLTQVDTGDVLLDSQNIQQMRSTEIAKKLAILKQSNHTELRLSIEDLVAFGRFPYSQGRLKAEDQKIIDQAIAYMELEPLRHKQLSELSGGQRQRAYISMVLAQDTDYILLDEPLNNLDMKHSAQIMRVLKDLAVNHGKSIIVVIHDINFASVYADQIIAMKDGQLLYQGTPEQIMQENVLQHIFDFAIPIQQVQQHKLGLYFIS, encoded by the coding sequence ATGGCAATTGAGCTGAAAAATTTAAGCAAAAGCTATCACGGGCAGAAGGTGGTAAATGATGTGTCGCTTACTATTGCCAAAGGACAGTTTACTGCTTTTATCGGGCCAAATGGGGCAGGCAAAAGTACTTTGCTGTCAATGATTAGCCGTTTGACTCAGGTTGATACCGGCGACGTTCTGCTCGATAGCCAGAATATACAGCAGATGAGAAGTACCGAGATTGCTAAAAAGCTGGCAATTCTTAAACAGTCCAATCATACGGAATTACGTTTAAGTATTGAAGATTTAGTGGCTTTTGGACGTTTTCCCTATTCACAGGGCCGCTTAAAAGCTGAAGACCAAAAGATTATTGATCAGGCAATCGCCTACATGGAACTAGAACCGTTACGGCATAAACAGCTGAGTGAACTTTCAGGTGGCCAGCGCCAGCGAGCTTATATTTCTATGGTTCTGGCACAGGATACAGATTATATCCTGCTGGATGAACCTTTAAACAATCTGGACATGAAGCACTCTGCACAAATTATGCGGGTACTGAAAGACTTGGCGGTGAATCATGGCAAGTCAATTATTGTGGTAATACACGATATTAATTTTGCCTCGGTCTATGCCGACCAGATTATTGCCATGAAAGATGGACAGTTACTTTATCAGGGCACACCCGAACAGATTATGCAGGAAAATGTACTGCAGCATATTTTTGATTTTGCGATTCCAATTCAGCAAGTTCAGCAACACAAACTTGGTCTGTACTTTATTAGCTAG
- a CDS encoding siderophore ABC transporter substrate-binding protein translates to MFFNKKVLAIALAAVVTACSNSNIPSEGTTQAQSADTLSFSSKAGNIDVPANLSRIAVLDTNALNTIHELGADEKVVALPKGTPLPAVLNKFNDQKYADVGTVKEPNLERIAASQPQLILMSGRMENLVDQIKQIAPTYFIDIDYKDQFNSFKQQTLNIAQMVGKTAEAEKELAELEQDIAEIKQKTKGKTALIVLVNNNKIAAYGPGSRFGNIHDLYGFTPADPSIKVGLHGMAISHEFIAQKNPDYLFVIDRGAAITDKKDGAKHILYNNIVNQTKAAKNGHIVYLDSSNWYLMNGGLGGMKDMLKEVETALN, encoded by the coding sequence ATGTTTTTTAACAAGAAGGTACTCGCCATTGCCTTGGCCGCTGTGGTTACTGCATGCAGCAATTCTAATATACCTTCTGAAGGTACAACACAAGCGCAGAGTGCAGATACCTTAAGCTTTAGTAGCAAGGCAGGTAATATTGATGTACCGGCTAATCTTTCAAGAATTGCAGTATTAGATACCAATGCATTAAATACCATTCATGAACTAGGAGCAGATGAGAAGGTGGTAGCTTTACCTAAAGGTACACCTTTACCAGCAGTATTAAACAAGTTTAATGACCAAAAATATGCAGATGTCGGTACAGTAAAAGAACCGAACCTGGAACGAATTGCAGCCAGCCAGCCACAACTGATCCTGATGAGTGGCCGAATGGAAAATCTGGTTGATCAGATCAAACAGATTGCACCTACCTATTTTATTGATATTGACTATAAAGACCAATTTAACTCTTTTAAACAGCAAACACTGAATATTGCTCAAATGGTAGGTAAAACAGCGGAGGCTGAAAAGGAACTGGCCGAGCTAGAACAGGATATTGCTGAAATTAAGCAAAAGACTAAAGGCAAGACTGCTCTGATCGTGCTGGTTAATAATAATAAAATTGCTGCCTATGGCCCGGGTTCACGTTTTGGTAATATCCATGATCTGTACGGTTTCACTCCAGCTGATCCATCTATTAAAGTAGGGTTACATGGCATGGCAATTTCACATGAATTCATTGCACAGAAAAATCCGGATTATCTATTCGTGATTGACCGCGGCGCAGCTATTACCGACAAGAAGGATGGTGCAAAACATATTCTGTACAATAATATTGTGAACCAGACCAAAGCTGCTAAAAATGGTCACATTGTATATCTGGATTCAAGCAACTGGTATTTAATGAATGGTGGACTGGGCGGTATGAAAGATATGCTGAAAGAGGTCGAAACTGCCTTAAACTAA
- a CDS encoding MFS transporter, which produces MPLIEDSPVEKKSYSLFLAIFALALGGFCIGKTEFVAMGLIQEIAADLNISVPAAGHFISAYALGVTIGAPVIAILGARIPRKILLIGLMLFYGIANGLTALAHSTETVMLSRFIAGLPHGAYFGVGALVAAELAGPSRRASAVAQMMLGLTLATVVGVPLATWLGQQFGWRTGFEFSALIAFLTVAVVILYIPKIQVQATASIKTELAGLKNVQMWLTLGVGAIGFGGMFSVYSYVSPILTEYTGANIEVVPVALAIWGAGMVISGLVAGWLADRYLNKTIVGILVSSALAFVLASFMLSDLYTAFLALFLIGLTVMGLGGTLQTRLMDVAGEAQAVAASLNHSAFNLANALGAFLGGWVLSHGMGWLAPVWVGFVLSLGGLIILLFAFAVEKKQKLLQTS; this is translated from the coding sequence ATGCCTCTAATAGAAGACTCTCCTGTCGAAAAAAAATCTTATTCGCTCTTTCTTGCCATTTTCGCTTTAGCACTTGGCGGATTTTGTATTGGTAAGACTGAGTTTGTTGCTATGGGCCTGATTCAGGAAATTGCAGCAGATCTCAACATTTCTGTTCCAGCTGCCGGGCATTTTATTAGTGCTTATGCGCTAGGCGTAACCATTGGTGCGCCGGTAATCGCGATTTTAGGCGCCCGAATACCACGTAAAATATTATTAATAGGTTTAATGCTATTTTATGGGATAGCGAATGGATTAACTGCTTTAGCGCATAGTACTGAAACTGTCATGCTGTCACGTTTTATTGCCGGATTACCGCATGGGGCTTATTTTGGTGTAGGTGCTCTGGTCGCAGCAGAGCTGGCCGGTCCTTCGCGTCGTGCTTCGGCAGTTGCACAAATGATGTTAGGGCTTACTCTGGCAACAGTGGTTGGCGTACCCTTGGCCACCTGGCTAGGTCAGCAGTTTGGCTGGCGAACCGGTTTTGAATTCTCTGCCTTGATTGCTTTTTTAACTGTAGCAGTGGTCATACTCTATATTCCAAAAATTCAGGTTCAGGCTACAGCGAGTATCAAGACAGAACTGGCCGGACTTAAAAATGTTCAGATGTGGTTAACACTAGGCGTCGGTGCAATCGGTTTCGGGGGGATGTTCTCGGTTTATAGTTATGTTTCACCCATTCTGACTGAATATACTGGCGCAAATATTGAAGTGGTGCCTGTAGCATTAGCAATATGGGGAGCAGGAATGGTCATTAGCGGTCTGGTTGCAGGCTGGCTGGCAGACCGGTATTTAAATAAAACTATTGTTGGTATTCTGGTTAGTTCAGCTTTAGCTTTCGTGTTAGCCAGTTTTATGCTTTCTGATCTATATACTGCGTTTCTAGCTCTATTTCTCATCGGCCTGACTGTTATGGGCTTAGGTGGAACTTTACAAACCCGTCTAATGGACGTTGCTGGTGAAGCACAAGCCGTTGCGGCATCCCTGAACCATTCTGCTTTTAATCTGGCAAATGCTTTGGGCGCCTTTTTAGGAGGTTGGGTACTGAGTCATGGTATGGGCTGGCTAGCACCTGTCTGGGTTGGATTCGTGCTCAGTCTTGGCGGTTTAATTATTTTATTATTTGCTTTCGCTGTTGAAAAGAAACAAAAGCTCTTACAGACCAGTTAA
- the gltS gene encoding sodium/glutamate symporter: MNYQIDAFGTLVLAVLVLLLGRFLIQRINFLRQYNIPEPVVGGLIAALIAYLLHNFLNMSVNFDSNVQNIFMLMFFSSIGLSASLVKLKKGGGALLVFLVCVAFYVLVQNAIGMSLATLLGLDPLIGLIAGSITLTGGHGTAGAWGEILETEYGIQGAIVLGMASATFGLIIGGVMGGPVAKFLIRRHQLAEEIPYNQRDDETPPGLETDVAPFEYPRKTRLITASNAVTTLGMFAFCIYAANWMTDISAGQWFELPTFVWALATGVLLRNILENVFKVNIFDRAIDVFGNASLSVFLAIALLSLQLWLLADLAGALVVILIAQTAGLALFTIFVTYRFMGKNYDAAVLSAGHCGFGMGATPTAIANIQAVTNTYGPSHKAFLVVPLCGAFFVDIINAVVIQGILSFF, encoded by the coding sequence ATGAATTATCAAATCGATGCTTTTGGAACCTTGGTATTAGCTGTACTGGTCCTGTTATTGGGCCGGTTTTTGATTCAAAGAATTAATTTCTTGAGACAGTATAATATTCCTGAACCAGTAGTAGGCGGCTTGATTGCTGCGCTTATTGCTTACCTGCTCCATAATTTTCTTAATATGAGTGTAAATTTTGACAGTAATGTACAGAATATTTTTATGCTCATGTTTTTCTCGTCAATCGGTTTGAGCGCGAGTTTAGTCAAACTGAAGAAGGGCGGCGGGGCCTTGCTGGTATTTCTGGTTTGTGTAGCTTTCTATGTACTTGTACAAAATGCAATTGGCATGAGTCTGGCAACTTTATTAGGACTTGACCCGCTCATCGGCTTGATTGCCGGATCAATTACTTTAACAGGTGGTCATGGAACAGCAGGTGCCTGGGGAGAGATTCTGGAAACCGAATATGGCATTCAGGGAGCGATTGTGCTCGGTATGGCCAGTGCGACATTTGGTCTTATTATTGGGGGAGTGATGGGTGGTCCGGTCGCTAAATTTCTAATCCGGCGTCATCAACTGGCAGAAGAAATTCCCTATAACCAGCGTGATGATGAAACACCTCCTGGGCTTGAAACAGATGTTGCGCCGTTCGAGTATCCACGTAAAACCCGATTGATTACTGCCAGTAATGCAGTGACTACGCTTGGTATGTTTGCCTTCTGTATTTATGCTGCTAACTGGATGACTGATATCAGTGCAGGACAATGGTTTGAACTGCCTACTTTTGTTTGGGCGCTGGCCACAGGAGTATTGCTGCGTAATATTCTGGAAAATGTTTTTAAAGTAAATATTTTTGATCGGGCTATTGATGTATTTGGCAATGCTTCATTATCTGTTTTTCTGGCAATTGCTTTGCTATCACTTCAACTCTGGTTACTGGCAGATCTGGCAGGCGCCCTGGTTGTAATACTCATTGCGCAAACAGCAGGGCTTGCCTTATTTACTATTTTTGTGACTTACCGCTTTATGGGTAAAAATTATGATGCTGCGGTTTTAAGTGCAGGGCATTGTGGTTTCGGTATGGGGGCTACACCTACAGCCATTGCCAATATTCAGGCAGTCACCAATACTTATGGCCCATCACACAAGGCTTTTCTAGTAGTACCATTATGTGGAGCATTTTTTGTTGATATTATTAATGCAGTGGTAATTCAGGGCATATTATCTTTTTTCTAA
- a CDS encoding LysR family transcriptional regulator, producing the protein MLEIRHLKTLLALREHGSLVAAANDLCLTPSAISHQLKELDHWYGTEVVNRRSRPVTFSNVGQRLLRLADDVLPQIQLAQSDITRIVHGQTGRIIFSSECHSCFDWLMPLLNQYRHQYPDVDLDFASGFEANPHELLQTAEFDLLITADPIALKGVEYFPIFEYESRLVLASTHPLVRVEQITIQQLAEETLITYPVDKHRLDIMAKLFIPANIQPKHIRTTDLTQMLIQLVASGRGIAALPDWVVNEYEQKGWVISRRLECAGEKGLRRTLYAGYRTEEKEKDYFAGFLKQLQKFSHQRTHYYM; encoded by the coding sequence ATGCTTGAGATCCGTCACTTAAAAACTTTACTGGCTTTACGTGAACATGGTTCGCTGGTGGCTGCTGCTAATGATTTATGCCTTACGCCGTCAGCAATTTCTCATCAGTTAAAGGAACTGGATCACTGGTATGGAACTGAAGTAGTAAATCGCCGAAGCCGCCCTGTAACTTTTTCTAATGTTGGGCAACGCCTGTTACGACTGGCAGATGATGTTCTGCCACAGATACAACTTGCACAAAGTGATATAACTCGTATTGTTCATGGACAAACTGGGCGTATTATATTTTCTTCAGAATGTCATAGCTGTTTCGACTGGCTAATGCCACTTCTCAACCAGTATCGTCATCAGTACCCAGATGTAGATCTGGATTTTGCTTCCGGCTTTGAAGCTAACCCTCATGAACTTTTGCAAACTGCCGAGTTTGATCTGTTAATTACAGCTGATCCGATTGCTCTAAAAGGGGTGGAGTATTTTCCAATTTTTGAGTATGAATCTCGTCTTGTGCTTGCCAGTACCCATCCACTGGTCCGTGTTGAGCAAATTACGATACAGCAGCTGGCTGAGGAAACCTTGATTACTTATCCGGTTGATAAACATCGGCTGGATATTATGGCAAAACTGTTTATTCCTGCCAATATTCAGCCCAAACACATCCGTACTACCGATCTGACCCAGATGCTGATTCAGCTGGTTGCCAGCGGACGCGGTATAGCAGCTTTACCAGACTGGGTGGTCAATGAATATGAACAGAAAGGCTGGGTCATCAGCCGTCGTCTGGAATGTGCGGGAGAGAAAGGCCTGAGACGGACTTTATATGCGGGTTATCGTACTGAAGAGAAGGAAAAGGACTATTTTGCAGGCTTTTTAAAACAGTTGCAGAAATTCTCTCATCAGCGTACACATTATTATATGTAA
- a CDS encoding DUF441 domain-containing protein codes for MMSQLDVNLMVLLVLLACGIFSHNTAVTIAAGILIVFKMTPLEQFFPYLQQHGLNIGIIILTIGVLTPIASGKIPGESILKSFLSLKSLLAIGIGLLVAWLGGRGVKLMSNQPDVVAGLLIGTVAGVAVLRGVPVGPLIAAGLLSIIIGTS; via the coding sequence ATGATGTCCCAACTTGATGTAAACCTGATGGTTCTTTTGGTTTTGTTGGCTTGTGGTATTTTTAGTCATAATACTGCTGTCACTATTGCAGCCGGGATACTGATTGTTTTCAAAATGACGCCACTAGAGCAGTTTTTCCCCTATCTTCAGCAACATGGTTTAAATATTGGTATTATTATTTTAACTATTGGTGTGCTTACGCCGATCGCTAGCGGTAAAATTCCAGGCGAAAGTATTTTAAAATCTTTTCTAAGTTTGAAATCATTACTGGCAATTGGAATCGGGTTACTGGTAGCGTGGCTCGGTGGACGCGGTGTAAAACTGATGTCTAACCAGCCAGATGTCGTGGCTGGTCTGTTAATTGGAACAGTTGCCGGTGTAGCGGTATTACGTGGCGTACCGGTCGGCCCACTAATTGCAGCAGGCCTGTTATCTATTATTATTGGTACATCTTAA
- a CDS encoding IS982 family transposase, protein MFDSTELFCIIDDFFLKFEATYWEFLKQNRGSLRIRTAQLTISEICFIAIWYKCSHFNNFKAFFTWLKEDKSHLFKYLPCYQRMIHLINMHELALHALHVALMKGQGTQYLWIDSTTLPVCKTQRIQHHKSLVQIASRGRSSMGWFYGCKLHIAMNQFGEIACSALSNGHVADIKMVEQLVAGIEAKLYGDRGYISQELKIRLKYQGIDLINYHRKNMQAIQLCASDEYHLRQRNKIETLFSLLKGQYNLVTSKARSLHGFLSGIYASLCAYQLTHQNKPTIQIKESSA, encoded by the coding sequence ATGTTCGATAGTACCGAATTATTCTGCATAATTGATGATTTTTTTCTTAAATTTGAAGCAACTTATTGGGAGTTTCTCAAACAAAACCGTGGTTCCTTAAGAATCAGAACTGCTCAACTTACAATTTCAGAAATCTGCTTTATTGCCATTTGGTACAAATGCTCTCATTTCAATAATTTCAAAGCCTTTTTCACCTGGTTAAAAGAAGATAAAAGCCATTTATTTAAGTACTTGCCTTGCTATCAAAGGATGATTCATCTGATCAATATGCATGAATTAGCCCTACACGCTTTACATGTGGCACTGATGAAAGGCCAAGGTACACAATATTTATGGATTGATTCAACAACTCTGCCAGTTTGTAAAACTCAACGTATTCAGCATCATAAATCATTAGTCCAAATTGCATCACGTGGTAGAAGCTCAATGGGCTGGTTTTATGGCTGTAAATTACATATTGCGATGAATCAATTTGGTGAAATTGCCTGTTCTGCTTTATCGAATGGACATGTTGCTGACATAAAAATGGTTGAGCAATTGGTTGCTGGTATAGAAGCAAAACTTTACGGGGATCGAGGTTACATCAGCCAAGAATTAAAAATTAGATTGAAATATCAAGGTATTGATTTAATTAATTATCATCGAAAGAATATGCAGGCTATTCAACTTTGTGCATCAGATGAATATCACCTAAGACAACGCAATAAGATAGAAACATTATTCAGTTTATTGAAGGGGCAATACAATTTAGTGACGAGTAAAGCACGTAGTCTTCATGGATTTCTGAGTGGAATTTACGCCTCACTATGTGCATATCAACTCACTCATCAAAATAAGCCAACAATTCAAATTAAGGAATCATCGGCTTAA